In Pelagibius sp. CAU 1746, the following proteins share a genomic window:
- a CDS encoding LysE family translocator, whose product MELSSLLIFAGALMVAAGSPGPSIAALVARVLTGGWRGVLPFLAAMWIGEAIWLSLAVWGLAAIAESLQVLFTVIKYLGVAYLLYLAWRMWFAPAEVSDAALPAARSGRRLFAAGMAVTLGNPKIMVFYLALLPAIIDLGTITLAGWAELTATMLAVLTAVDLGWALLAAQARRLLRTPRAVRAVNRLSAGVMAGAAAAIATR is encoded by the coding sequence TTGGAACTCTCCTCGCTTCTGATCTTCGCCGGCGCATTGATGGTCGCGGCCGGCTCGCCCGGCCCCAGCATCGCCGCCCTGGTCGCGCGCGTGCTGACCGGCGGCTGGCGCGGGGTGCTGCCCTTCCTGGCGGCAATGTGGATCGGCGAAGCGATCTGGCTGTCGCTCGCCGTTTGGGGCTTGGCCGCCATCGCCGAGAGCCTGCAGGTGCTGTTCACCGTTATCAAGTACCTGGGCGTCGCTTACCTGCTCTACCTGGCCTGGCGCATGTGGTTCGCGCCGGCGGAGGTGAGTGACGCGGCATTGCCGGCCGCCCGGTCGGGGCGCAGGCTCTTCGCCGCCGGCATGGCCGTCACCCTGGGCAACCCGAAGATCATGGTGTTCTACCTGGCCCTGCTGCCCGCCATCATCGACCTCGGCACCATCACCCTGGCCGGCTGGGCCGAGCTGACGGCGACCATGCTCGCGGTACTCACCGCCGTCGACCTGGGCTGGGCCCTGCTGGCCGCCCAAGCCCGCCGGCTGCTGCGCACCCCGCGGGCGGTGCGCGCCGTGAACCGCCTCAGCGCCGGCGTCATGGCCGGTGCCGCCGCCGCCATCGCGACCCGCTAG
- a CDS encoding DMT family transporter gives MPRDLIKAMGWATLGAFLFAFMFMLPKLTSGAVPPPQVAFLRYFAGFLTVLPFFLGAYGPAEGVRQVTAPSKRRLNLMHALRACCGVGSVAFGTYAVTHIPLANAQAIAMTNGVFAVALAAVFLRERVTTSDFAAGSVCLAGAVIVAGPDPGAPGWISLGAAAALAQAFAWGSEVVLLRFAAVNDTPRRTLTMVNGSACLGLLVATSWLWQRLPPHDLLILLSMGPVAIVGQYCNIRAFQMAETAKLVPIKYIGLVFAALLGLVFFDEVPRPAAVAGAVMICSGAFYLARRHKPVQAAAKVRP, from the coding sequence ATGCCCCGCGATCTGATCAAGGCCATGGGCTGGGCCACGCTGGGCGCCTTCCTCTTCGCCTTCATGTTCATGCTGCCGAAGCTGACGAGCGGCGCGGTGCCGCCGCCGCAGGTGGCCTTCCTGCGCTACTTCGCCGGCTTCCTCACGGTCCTGCCGTTCTTCCTGGGCGCCTACGGGCCGGCCGAGGGCGTGAGGCAGGTCACCGCGCCTTCCAAGCGGCGGCTGAACCTCATGCACGCCCTGCGCGCCTGCTGCGGCGTCGGCTCCGTCGCCTTCGGCACCTATGCCGTGACCCACATCCCGCTGGCCAACGCCCAGGCCATCGCCATGACCAACGGCGTCTTCGCCGTGGCCCTGGCCGCGGTCTTCCTGCGCGAGCGGGTGACCACCAGCGACTTCGCCGCCGGCAGCGTCTGCCTGGCCGGCGCGGTGATCGTCGCCGGGCCCGACCCCGGCGCGCCGGGCTGGATTTCCCTGGGCGCCGCCGCCGCCCTGGCGCAAGCCTTCGCCTGGGGCTCCGAGGTGGTGCTGCTGCGTTTCGCGGCGGTGAACGACACCCCCAGACGCACCCTGACCATGGTCAACGGCAGCGCCTGCCTGGGTCTGCTGGTCGCCACCTCCTGGCTGTGGCAGCGCCTGCCGCCGCACGACCTGCTGATCTTGCTGTCCATGGGGCCGGTCGCCATCGTCGGCCAGTACTGCAACATCCGCGCCTTCCAGATGGCCGAGACCGCCAAGCTGGTGCCCATCAAGTACATTGGCCTGGTCTTCGCCGCGCTGCTGGGCCTGGTCTTTTTCGACGAGGTGCCGCGCCCGGCGGCCGTCGCCGGGGCGGTGATGATCTGCAGCGGCGCCTTCTACCTCGCCCGCCGCCACAAGCCGGTGCAGGCCGCGGCGAAGGTTAGGCCTTAA
- a CDS encoding type II toxin-antitoxin system death-on-curing family toxin, with product MSEPRWLTLTMVHALHSESVARFGGTDGTRDAGLLESALARPQHRAAYEEGVSLFALAADYCLGIVKNHPFLDGNKRSGILAAATFLSLNGYDFRPPETSVVQMIVALAAGEADAEALTAWFEEFSQAR from the coding sequence GTGAGCGAGCCGCGCTGGCTGACCCTGACGATGGTCCATGCCCTGCACAGCGAGTCCGTTGCCCGCTTCGGCGGCACGGACGGCACCCGCGACGCGGGCCTTCTGGAATCCGCCCTGGCGCGGCCTCAGCACAGAGCGGCCTATGAAGAAGGGGTGTCGCTCTTCGCGCTGGCCGCCGACTACTGCCTGGGCATCGTGAAGAACCATCCCTTTTTGGATGGCAACAAGCGCAGCGGCATCCTGGCGGCGGCGACCTTCCTCTCGCTTAACGGTTACGACTTCCGGCCGCCGGAGACCTCGGTCGTCCAGATGATTGTCGCCTTAGCTGCGGGCGAAGCGGATGCCGAGGCGCTGACCGCTTGGTTCGAGGAGTTCTCCCAGGCGCGTTGA
- a CDS encoding AbrB/MazE/SpoVT family DNA-binding domain-containing protein has protein sequence MGDSVKIRKIGNSLGVTLSEQVREMGLKEGDSLFVVKTRDGIELTPYDPDFAEALDAARDFMHRYPNAMKKLAQ, from the coding sequence ATGGGCGACTCTGTAAAGATCCGTAAAATCGGGAACTCCCTGGGGGTCACGTTGTCGGAGCAGGTCCGCGAGATGGGGCTGAAGGAAGGCGACAGCCTCTTCGTCGTGAAAACCCGAGACGGCATCGAACTGACGCCTTACGACCCGGACTTCGCCGAGGCGCTGGACGCGGCCCGCGACTTCATGCATCGCTACCCCAATGCCATGAAGAAGCTGGCCCAGTGA
- a CDS encoding ABC transporter ATP-binding protein, producing MIRVEDLKVTFSPGTVMETRALQGVSTEIAAGEFVTVIGSNGAGKSTLLNCLTGEVQPTSGRIVIDGTDVTSWPAPSRAALAARVFQDPLAGTCEGLTIEENLALAASRGSRRGLGKALTLARRDEFRDKIARLGLNLENRLGDRMGLLSGGQRQAVSLVMATLRPTKILLLDEHTAALDPRMQNFVLELTRDLVEAEKLTTLMVTHSMRQALSLGSRSLMLHEGEVVLDVSGEERARLQVGDLMALFAKVRGEELDSDSLLLS from the coding sequence ATGATCCGGGTCGAAGACCTGAAGGTCACCTTCAGCCCCGGCACGGTGATGGAGACCCGCGCCCTGCAGGGCGTCTCCACCGAGATCGCCGCCGGCGAGTTCGTCACCGTCATCGGCTCCAACGGCGCCGGCAAGTCGACGCTGCTGAACTGCCTGACCGGCGAGGTGCAGCCGACCTCCGGGCGCATCGTCATCGACGGCACCGACGTGACGTCTTGGCCGGCCCCGAGCCGTGCGGCCCTTGCCGCCCGCGTCTTCCAGGATCCGCTGGCCGGCACCTGCGAGGGCCTGACCATCGAGGAGAACCTCGCCCTGGCGGCTTCGCGCGGTTCGCGCCGCGGCCTCGGCAAGGCGCTGACCCTCGCCCGGCGCGACGAGTTCCGCGACAAGATCGCGCGCCTGGGCCTCAACCTGGAGAACCGCCTCGGCGACCGCATGGGCCTGCTCTCCGGCGGCCAGCGCCAGGCGGTCAGCCTGGTCATGGCGACGCTGAGGCCGACCAAGATCCTGCTGCTCGACGAGCACACCGCCGCCCTCGACCCGCGCATGCAGAACTTCGTCCTGGAGCTGACCCGCGACCTGGTGGAGGCGGAGAAGCTGACCACCCTGATGGTCACCCACTCCATGCGCCAGGCCCTCTCGCTGGGCAGCCGCAGCCTGATGCTGCATGAGGGCGAGGTGGTGCTGGACGTGTCGGGGGAGGAGCGCGCGCGCCTGCAGGTCGGCGATCTCATGGCCCTCTTCGCCAAGGTGCGCGGCGAGGAGCTGGACAGCGATTCCCTGCTGTTGAGCTGA
- a CDS encoding ABC transporter permease yields MNLVSFLGAIEIGFVYGLVALGVYLSFRILNFPDLTVDGSFPLGAAVAATLIIAGVDPYLATGLAVVAGMLAGLVTAILNLRFGILHLLASILTMIALYSVNLRIMGRPNLALITEPTVLTPFEGLGLSGLYLKPIFGAAVIAVVAVMIGWFLITEYGLGMRATGANPRMARAQGIATAKVTATGMALSNGMVALGGALFAQMNGFADITIGTGTIVVGLAAVIAGEAIFRVRGVIMAVAACIFGSIVYRLAIAFALNADYLGLTSADLNLVTAVLVALALILPGARNPFKAMLARRNAGSGGGGGA; encoded by the coding sequence ATGAACCTAGTCTCCTTCCTCGGGGCGATCGAGATCGGCTTCGTCTACGGTCTCGTCGCCCTGGGGGTCTACCTCTCCTTCCGTATCCTGAATTTCCCGGACCTGACGGTCGACGGCAGCTTTCCGCTGGGCGCTGCGGTGGCGGCGACGCTGATCATCGCCGGGGTCGATCCCTACCTGGCGACGGGGCTGGCCGTGGTCGCCGGGATGCTGGCCGGGCTGGTGACGGCCATCCTCAACCTGCGCTTCGGCATCCTGCACCTGCTGGCCTCGATCCTCACCATGATCGCGCTCTACTCGGTGAACCTGCGCATCATGGGGCGCCCGAACCTGGCGCTGATCACCGAGCCCACGGTGCTGACGCCCTTCGAGGGACTGGGGCTTTCCGGGCTCTACCTGAAGCCCATCTTCGGCGCCGCGGTCATCGCCGTGGTCGCGGTGATGATCGGCTGGTTCCTGATCACCGAATACGGCCTGGGCATGCGCGCCACCGGGGCCAACCCGCGCATGGCCCGCGCCCAGGGCATCGCCACCGCAAAGGTGACCGCCACCGGCATGGCGCTGTCCAATGGCATGGTCGCCCTGGGCGGCGCACTTTTCGCCCAGATGAACGGCTTCGCCGACATTACCATCGGCACCGGCACCATCGTCGTCGGCCTGGCCGCGGTCATCGCCGGCGAGGCGATTTTCCGGGTGCGCGGCGTGATCATGGCCGTGGCCGCCTGCATCTTCGGCTCCATCGTCTACCGCCTGGCCATCGCCTTCGCGCTCAATGCCGATTATCTGGGCCTGACCTCGGCGGACCTGAACCTGGTGACCGCCGTGCTGGTCGCCCTGGCGCTCATCCTGCCGGGCGCGCGCAATCCCTTCAAAGCGATGCTGGCGCGGCGCAATGCCGGCAGCGGGGGGGGAGGCGGCGCATGA
- a CDS encoding ABC transporter substrate-binding protein gives MRLRTAITGLSAAALTAAGLTLSAAAQEITVATTAIVEHPALDAARDGVRDELAAAGFVEGKNLRFLYESAQGNPATAAQIARKFVGEAPNVIVPISTPSAQAVVSATDDIPVVFTAVTDPVGAKLVGDPMMPGGNVTGMSDLSPIGKHLDLIKQISPDAKSVGVPFNPGEANSVTLMELIKKEAPARGLTVIEAPATKSSEVLGAAQSLIGKADVIYVPTDNTIVSAFEAVVKVGIDNQVPVYAGDTDSVPRGAIAAVGFNYYDIGRQTGKMVVRVLKGEAPGTIPVEGVEITELYVNPGMAEKMGVTIPDSLVAKAKEVVQ, from the coding sequence ATGCGTCTACGAACCGCCATTACCGGCCTGTCTGCGGCTGCGCTGACCGCTGCCGGACTGACCCTCTCCGCCGCGGCCCAGGAGATCACCGTGGCGACCACCGCCATCGTCGAACACCCGGCCCTCGACGCCGCGCGCGACGGCGTGCGCGACGAACTGGCCGCCGCCGGCTTCGTGGAGGGCAAGAACCTGCGATTCCTCTACGAGAGCGCCCAGGGCAATCCGGCCACCGCGGCGCAGATCGCCCGCAAGTTCGTCGGCGAGGCGCCCAACGTGATCGTGCCGATCTCCACCCCCTCGGCCCAGGCCGTGGTCTCGGCCACCGACGACATCCCCGTGGTCTTCACCGCGGTGACCGACCCCGTGGGGGCCAAGCTGGTCGGCGACCCGATGATGCCGGGCGGCAACGTCACCGGCATGTCCGACCTCTCGCCCATCGGCAAGCACCTGGACTTGATCAAGCAGATTTCCCCGGACGCCAAGTCGGTCGGCGTGCCCTTCAATCCGGGCGAGGCCAACTCAGTCACCCTCATGGAGCTGATCAAGAAGGAAGCGCCGGCCCGCGGCCTGACCGTCATCGAGGCGCCGGCCACCAAGTCCTCCGAGGTGCTGGGCGCCGCCCAGAGCCTGATCGGCAAGGCCGACGTCATCTACGTGCCGACCGACAACACCATCGTCTCGGCCTTCGAGGCGGTGGTGAAGGTGGGCATCGACAACCAAGTCCCGGTCTATGCCGGCGACACGGATTCCGTGCCGCGCGGGGCCATCGCCGCAGTGGGCTTCAACTACTACGACATCGGCCGCCAGACCGGGAAGATGGTGGTGCGAGTTCTCAAGGGCGAGGCGCCGGGCACCATTCCCGTGGAGGGCGTGGAGATCACCGAACTCTACGTGAATCCGGGCATGGCCGAGAAGATGGGGGTCACCATTCCCGACTCCCTGGTTGCAAAGGCCAAGGAGGTGGTGCAGTAA
- a CDS encoding aldo/keto reductase: protein METRKLGRSGLSVSPLCLGTMMFGDQTDEKAARRIIDHARDAGVNFIDTADQYAKGKSEEIVGRAIAKDRDAWVLATKGGNPVNDTHANSQGLSRKWLLKAIDDSLARLKVDYVDIWYLHLDDYSAPLEEAVSAVADVLGSGKALYWGVSNFRGWRIAELVHLAAQAGIDRPVVCQPYYNAMNRMPEVEVLPACEYHGLGVVPYSPLARGVLTGKYRPGKAAPKGSRAGRKDRRMMESEFREESLVIAQKIKDHAEAKGMTAADFAVNWVLANPIVTSVLAGPRTLEQWKGYLGALEHGFDEEDEAFLNSLVAPGHPSTPGYSDPRYPLTGRPGW, encoded by the coding sequence ATGGAAACCCGTAAGCTCGGCCGCAGCGGCCTCTCCGTCTCTCCCCTCTGCCTCGGCACCATGATGTTCGGCGACCAGACGGACGAGAAGGCCGCCCGCCGGATCATCGATCATGCCCGCGATGCCGGGGTGAACTTCATCGACACCGCCGACCAGTACGCCAAGGGCAAGTCGGAGGAGATCGTCGGCCGCGCCATCGCCAAGGACCGCGATGCCTGGGTCCTGGCCACCAAGGGCGGCAACCCGGTGAACGACACGCACGCCAATTCCCAGGGGCTGAGCCGCAAGTGGCTGCTGAAGGCCATCGACGACAGCCTCGCCCGCCTGAAGGTGGACTACGTCGACATCTGGTACCTGCATCTGGACGACTACTCTGCGCCGCTGGAAGAGGCGGTCAGCGCCGTCGCCGACGTGCTGGGCTCCGGCAAGGCGCTCTACTGGGGGGTCAGCAACTTCCGCGGCTGGCGCATCGCCGAGCTGGTGCATCTGGCAGCCCAAGCCGGCATCGACAGGCCCGTCGTCTGCCAGCCCTACTACAACGCCATGAACCGCATGCCGGAGGTGGAGGTCCTGCCGGCCTGCGAATACCACGGCCTGGGCGTGGTGCCCTACAGCCCACTGGCGCGCGGCGTGCTGACCGGCAAGTACCGGCCCGGCAAGGCGGCGCCCAAGGGCAGCCGCGCCGGCCGCAAGGACAGGCGCATGATGGAAAGCGAGTTCCGCGAGGAATCCCTGGTCATCGCCCAAAAGATCAAGGACCACGCGGAGGCCAAGGGCATGACGGCGGCCGACTTCGCGGTCAACTGGGTGCTGGCCAATCCCATCGTCACCTCGGTGCTGGCCGGCCCGCGCACCCTGGAGCAGTGGAAGGGCTATCTGGGCGCCTTGGAGCACGGCTTCGACGAGGAGGACGAGGCCTTCTTGAATTCCCTCGTCGCCCCGGGCCACCCCTCGACCCCCGGCTACAGCGACCCGCGCTACCCGCTGACCGGCAGGCCGGGTTGGTGA
- a CDS encoding MarC family protein, whose amino-acid sequence MLETALVATATFFATMGPLDVAALFAALTPRNTTKERRAIALKGTLIALGILLAFAVFGDSLLHLFGISLPALRTAGGILLLLIAIDMVFARPSGGVSTTEDENREATAKADISVFPLATPLIAGPGTMGATILLVADAEGDPATIAIVVGCLVGMLLATFVLMLIAVQIQRLLGVTGLHVIARVMGVLLAALAVQFLFDGIASSGLLG is encoded by the coding sequence ATGCTGGAAACCGCGCTCGTCGCCACCGCCACTTTCTTCGCGACCATGGGGCCGCTCGACGTGGCGGCGCTCTTCGCCGCGCTGACGCCGCGCAACACGACCAAGGAGCGGCGGGCCATCGCGCTCAAGGGCACCCTCATCGCGCTGGGCATCCTTCTGGCCTTCGCCGTCTTCGGCGACTCGCTGCTGCACCTCTTCGGCATTTCCCTGCCGGCGCTGAGAACCGCCGGCGGCATCCTGCTGCTGCTGATCGCCATCGACATGGTCTTCGCCCGGCCCTCCGGCGGCGTCTCGACCACCGAGGACGAGAACCGCGAGGCCACGGCCAAGGCCGACATCTCGGTTTTCCCCCTGGCCACGCCGCTGATCGCCGGGCCGGGCACCATGGGCGCCACCATCCTGCTGGTCGCCGATGCCGAGGGCGATCCCGCCACCATCGCCATCGTCGTCGGCTGCCTGGTCGGCATGCTGCTGGCCACCTTCGTGCTGATGCTGATCGCCGTGCAGATCCAGCGCCTTTTGGGCGTCACCGGCCTGCACGTCATCGCCCGCGTCATGGGCGTGCTGCTGGCCGCGCTGGCGGTGCAGTTCCTCTTCGACGGGATCGCCAGCAGCGGCCTGCTCGGTTAG
- the mgrA gene encoding L-glyceraldehyde 3-phosphate reductase, whose translation MPYLAAQERYDTMIYNRCGRSGLRLPALSLGLWHNFGDDRPFAIGRAICRRAFDLGITHFDLANNYGPPPGSAEQKFGQLLKTDFAPYRDEMIISSKAGYLMWPGPYGQWGSRKYLLASLDQSLKRLGTDYVDIFYSHRYDPDTPLEETMGALDAAVRQGKALYVGISSYGPQKTREAVGILRDLGTPCLIHQPSYSMLNRWIETEGLLPVLQEEGIGCIAFSPLAQGMLTDKYLKEVPEGSRATAGKSLRPEFMTEENLEKVRALNAIAKARGQSLAQMAIAWVLRDPRITSALIGASRVEQVEDCVAALGKLDFTEGELSGIDELATDGGINLWAASSAHG comes from the coding sequence ATGCCGTACCTGGCCGCCCAGGAACGCTACGACACCATGATCTATAACCGCTGCGGGCGCAGCGGCCTGCGGCTGCCGGCGCTCTCGCTCGGCCTGTGGCACAACTTCGGCGACGACCGCCCCTTCGCGATCGGCCGCGCCATCTGCCGGCGCGCCTTCGACCTGGGGATCACCCATTTCGATCTGGCCAACAACTACGGGCCTCCGCCGGGCAGCGCCGAGCAGAAGTTCGGCCAGCTTCTGAAGACCGATTTCGCGCCTTACCGCGACGAGATGATCATCTCCTCCAAGGCCGGCTATCTCATGTGGCCGGGCCCCTACGGGCAGTGGGGCAGCCGCAAGTACCTGCTGGCCAGCCTGGACCAGAGTCTCAAGCGCCTGGGCACCGACTACGTCGATATCTTCTATTCCCACCGCTACGACCCGGACACGCCGCTGGAGGAGACCATGGGCGCGCTGGATGCCGCGGTGCGCCAGGGCAAGGCGCTCTACGTCGGCATCTCCTCCTACGGGCCCCAGAAGACCCGTGAAGCCGTCGGGATTCTGCGCGATCTCGGCACCCCCTGCCTGATCCACCAGCCGAGCTATTCCATGCTGAACCGCTGGATCGAGACCGAGGGCCTGCTGCCGGTGCTGCAGGAGGAAGGCATCGGCTGCATCGCCTTCTCGCCGCTGGCCCAGGGCATGTTGACCGACAAGTATCTGAAGGAGGTGCCCGAAGGCAGCCGCGCCACCGCCGGCAAGTCCCTCAGGCCCGAGTTCATGACCGAGGAAAACTTGGAGAAGGTGCGCGCCCTGAACGCGATCGCCAAGGCGCGCGGCCAGAGCCTGGCGCAGATGGCGATCGCCTGGGTGCTGCGCGACCCCCGCATCACCTCGGCGCTGATCGGCGCCAGCCGGGTCGAGCAGGTGGAGGACTGCGTGGCCGCCCTCGGCAAGCTGGATTTCACGGAGGGCGAACTGTCCGGGATCGACGAACTGGCGACCGACGGCGGCATCAACCTCTGGGCCGCGTCCAGCGCCCACGGCTGA
- a CDS encoding GNAT family N-acetyltransferase has product MESQTIPPPFPIETERLWLRLFVENDFEDLCAFQTSPAVARYRYAEPRSREETRTLLDGWLGNSGFEADDDKLVLAVALKDKGRVIGQVGLTLRSARHRQGEIGFLLHPDFHGRGLAGEACRSLLEFGFKHLGLHRVYGRCNARNTASAQLMERLGLCREAELRENQFVKGEWTSELVYAALASEWMQSGAN; this is encoded by the coding sequence GTGGAAAGCCAGACAATCCCGCCGCCATTTCCTATCGAGACGGAACGCTTGTGGCTCAGGCTTTTCGTCGAGAACGACTTTGAAGACCTTTGCGCGTTTCAGACCTCGCCGGCAGTGGCGCGCTATCGCTACGCCGAACCGCGCAGCCGGGAAGAGACGCGCACGCTTCTCGATGGCTGGCTCGGCAACAGCGGCTTTGAGGCTGACGACGACAAGCTGGTTTTGGCGGTGGCATTGAAGGACAAAGGGCGCGTGATCGGCCAGGTGGGGTTGACCCTGCGCAGCGCCCGGCATCGGCAAGGGGAGATCGGCTTCCTGCTGCATCCCGATTTCCATGGCCGCGGACTGGCCGGAGAAGCTTGCCGGTCCCTGCTGGAATTCGGCTTCAAACACCTCGGGCTGCACCGCGTCTACGGGCGCTGCAATGCCCGCAACACGGCTTCGGCCCAGCTGATGGAACGGCTGGGTCTTTGCCGTGAGGCGGAACTGCGCGAGAACCAGTTCGTTAAGGGCGAGTGGACCAGTGAACTGGTCTACGCTGCCTTGGCCAGCGAATGGATGCAAAGCGGCGCCAATTAA
- a CDS encoding SDR family oxidoreductase, with translation MAAKQYRDISAVIVGGTSGIGLAAAEALIRAGVPRLRLVGRNPERAAAAVDHLRALGREAEIAALLADCGDPKAAKDMAETAVAGIGGIDLLVCSPGGNNLPELLFRQPIAQINRTLMEDMAPTLNACRAVLPAMMEGGGGCVLNVASDAAKVATPGESVIGAVMAGIVQFTRGLAIEGKRNGIRANAITPSLVEGTALTERLMAEGSFSKKLFEKARPLAGLGPTTAEDLAQLIVFLAGPGAAKITGQAISVNGGISAA, from the coding sequence ATGGCGGCAAAGCAGTATCGGGACATCTCGGCGGTGATCGTCGGCGGCACCTCGGGCATCGGCCTGGCGGCGGCGGAGGCCCTGATTCGCGCGGGGGTGCCGCGCCTGCGCCTGGTCGGCCGCAACCCGGAGCGCGCGGCCGCCGCCGTCGATCACCTGCGCGCCCTTGGCCGGGAGGCGGAGATCGCGGCCCTGCTGGCCGACTGCGGCGATCCCAAGGCGGCCAAGGACATGGCGGAGACGGCGGTGGCCGGCATAGGCGGCATCGACCTGCTGGTCTGCTCGCCGGGCGGCAACAACCTGCCGGAGCTGCTGTTCCGCCAGCCCATCGCCCAGATCAACCGCACCCTCATGGAAGACATGGCGCCGACCCTCAACGCCTGCCGCGCCGTGCTGCCGGCGATGATGGAGGGCGGCGGCGGCTGCGTTCTCAATGTCGCCTCCGACGCCGCCAAGGTGGCGACGCCGGGCGAGAGCGTCATCGGCGCGGTCATGGCGGGCATCGTGCAGTTCACCCGCGGGCTGGCCATCGAGGGCAAGCGTAACGGCATCCGCGCCAACGCCATCACCCCCTCGCTGGTCGAGGGCACGGCGCTCACCGAGCGCCTCATGGCAGAGGGCAGCTTCTCCAAGAAGCTGTTCGAGAAGGCGCGGCCCCTGGCCGGCCTGGGTCCGACCACGGCGGAGGACTTGGCCCAGCTCATCGTCTTCCTGGCCGGTCCCGGCGCGGCCAAGATCACCGGCCAGGCGATCTCGGTGAACGGCGGCATCAGCGCCGCTTGA
- a CDS encoding DUF1203 domain-containing protein: protein MTALRFLALDSGLVEAWRRGRADANGQTPERQLSDGGGNPCRHCLDDIARDAPMLVLAHRPFPGPQPYAEVGPIFVHAEDCPRYGETAGKPGIFLRREVILMRGYGPDDRIVYGTGKVIPTAEIESRAAALFEDPEIAYIHLRSASNNCFQCRLERG from the coding sequence ATGACCGCCTTGCGTTTTCTCGCCCTCGACAGCGGCCTCGTAGAGGCCTGGCGCCGGGGCCGCGCCGACGCCAACGGCCAGACGCCCGAACGCCAGCTCTCCGACGGCGGCGGCAACCCCTGCCGCCACTGCCTGGACGACATCGCAAGGGACGCGCCCATGCTGGTGCTGGCCCACCGCCCCTTCCCCGGCCCGCAGCCCTACGCCGAGGTCGGCCCCATCTTCGTCCATGCCGAGGACTGCCCGCGCTACGGCGAGACGGCGGGCAAGCCGGGGATCTTCCTGCGGCGCGAGGTCATCCTGATGCGCGGCTACGGTCCCGACGACCGCATCGTCTACGGTACGGGCAAGGTGATTCCAACCGCGGAGATCGAATCCCGCGCCGCTGCGCTGTTCGAAGACCCGGAAATCGCCTACATCCACCTGCGCTCGGCCAGCAACAACTGCTTCCAGTGCCGCCTCGAGCGGGGGTGA